In Turicibacter sanguinis, a genomic segment contains:
- a CDS encoding IS30 family transposase — MSYHHLNINQLTNIESNYYLGVNARECARRMNIGKDKVYRYYRLFKQGLTVEEIYSTYKQNKKRCGRKERVLSEQKLKNIHELLGQGWSLDAIAGRDKIMDHSERVSTKTLYKLVKNGVIDAKKLRRKGKNNPKNHKETRGRINDCKTIHERDKQYPKASMNQEYGHFEGDTIVGKNRESAIVTLVEKKSKYIVLLKASRKSQDVKDATLNWLNEQVEIDIKTITFDRGKEFSRWKEIEQESKIPLEIYFSDPGAPGQRGLNENSNSIVRQDLPKSTDLSVHSQKKLNEIAMKYNRVPRRSLNYYTPEEIMKKATGLDSLLPIA; from the coding sequence ATGTCTTATCATCATCTTAACATAAATCAGCTGACAAATATAGAGTCAAATTATTATTTAGGAGTTAACGCTCGTGAATGTGCACGTCGCATGAACATTGGAAAAGACAAAGTGTATCGCTATTATCGCTTATTCAAACAAGGATTAACAGTTGAAGAAATCTACTCCACTTACAAGCAAAATAAAAAGCGTTGTGGGAGAAAAGAACGTGTGTTATCAGAACAGAAGTTAAAGAATATTCATGAGTTATTAGGTCAAGGGTGGTCATTAGATGCTATCGCGGGTCGTGATAAGATCATGGATCACTCAGAAAGAGTCTCGACTAAAACATTATATAAGCTTGTTAAAAATGGAGTCATTGACGCTAAAAAGCTCCGTCGAAAAGGAAAGAATAACCCTAAAAATCACAAAGAAACACGTGGGAGAATTAATGATTGTAAAACCATTCATGAGCGAGATAAGCAGTATCCTAAAGCTTCGATGAATCAAGAATATGGGCACTTTGAAGGGGATACCATTGTCGGTAAGAATCGTGAATCAGCCATTGTCACTTTAGTTGAAAAGAAAAGTAAATATATCGTACTATTAAAAGCAAGTCGTAAGAGTCAAGATGTCAAAGATGCGACATTAAATTGGCTAAATGAACAAGTTGAAATCGACATCAAAACAATAACCTTTGATCGAGGAAAAGAGTTTTCTAGATGGAAAGAAATTGAACAAGAAAGCAAGATACCTCTTGAGATTTACTTTAGTGATCCAGGAGCACCAGGACAACGAGGATTGAATGAGAATTCAAATAGTATCGTTAGACAAGATCTACCGAAATCCACGGATTTATCCGTACATTCACAAAAGAAATTAAATGAAATTGCGATGAAATATAATCGTGTACCCAGAAGATCTTTAAACTATTACACACCAGAAGAAATCATGAAAAAAGCAACTGGATTAGATTCACTCCTTCCAATTGCTTAG
- the efp gene encoding elongation factor P: MISSNDFKTGMTIDYEGNLFQIIEFQHVKPGKGQAFVRSKLRNLRSGAVIDNTFNAGEKVKRAHVEKSTMQFLYSMGDEYVFMNNETYEQIELTAAQLEQEKNFLVDGMEVKVMSYNGEILGVEVPEKVTLEVVECEPGVKGNTASNATKSATVSTGYSLQVPLFVEVGDKLIINTNDGRYVSRG; the protein is encoded by the coding sequence ATGATTTCAAGTAACGATTTTAAAACAGGTATGACTATCGATTATGAAGGAAACTTATTCCAAATTATCGAATTCCAACACGTAAAACCAGGTAAAGGACAAGCCTTCGTACGTTCTAAATTACGTAACTTACGTTCTGGAGCTGTTATTGATAATACATTCAATGCAGGTGAAAAAGTTAAACGTGCACACGTTGAAAAATCAACAATGCAATTCTTATATTCAATGGGAGATGAGTATGTTTTCATGAACAATGAAACATATGAACAAATTGAATTAACGGCTGCTCAATTAGAGCAAGAGAAAAACTTCTTAGTTGATGGAATGGAAGTTAAAGTGATGAGCTACAACGGTGAAATCTTAGGAGTTGAAGTTCCTGAAAAAGTAACATTAGAAGTTGTAGAATGTGAGCCAGGTGTTAAAGGAAACACAGCTTCTAATGCAACTAAGAGTGCAACAGTTTCAACTGGATACTCTTTACAAGTTCCTTTATTCGTTGAAGTTGGAGATAAATTAATCATCAACACAAATGATGGACGTTACGTATCTCGCGGATAA
- a CDS encoding rhodanese-like domain-containing protein, producing the protein MNWPLIISAILLGLIVGLWITMRRESKKCVVNLTEAEFVEQMRKGQLIDLRKKEEFDQGHINGARNIPFAILTRNPGKLRKDLPIFLYCEKGKVSKRAALVLYGKGYEKIYQLEGGLTAWTGPLKATKK; encoded by the coding sequence ATGAATTGGCCATTAATTATTAGTGCAATTCTTTTAGGATTGATCGTTGGATTATGGATTACTATGCGTCGTGAATCGAAAAAATGTGTGGTAAACTTAACAGAAGCAGAGTTTGTAGAGCAAATGCGTAAGGGACAGTTAATAGACCTTCGTAAGAAAGAAGAATTTGATCAAGGACATATTAACGGTGCTCGTAACATTCCTTTTGCTATTTTAACTCGTAATCCTGGAAAATTACGCAAGGATTTACCTATTTTCTTATATTGTGAAAAAGGAAAAGTAAGCAAACGTGCTGCTTTAGTTCTTTACGGTAAAGGATACGAGAAAATTTACCAACTCGAAGGTGGATTAACAGCTTGGACAGGTCCATTAAAAGCTACAAAAAAATAA
- a CDS encoding GatB/YqeY domain-containing protein codes for MALLDQLNADMKEAMKAKEKDRLSVIRMLKASLQNEAIHLGVTDLNEDQELTVLSREVKQRRDSLKEFKEAAREDLAAKIEQELTYVNAYLPAQLTEEELKQIISETAKMINAEKPSDMGKLMGAVVPKTKGRTDGALVSKLVKAYLSQE; via the coding sequence GTGGCATTACTTGATCAATTAAATGCTGACATGAAAGAAGCAATGAAAGCGAAAGAAAAAGATCGCTTATCAGTTATTCGCATGTTAAAAGCTTCACTTCAAAATGAAGCCATTCATTTAGGTGTTACAGATTTAAATGAAGACCAAGAACTTACTGTTCTTTCACGTGAAGTTAAACAACGCCGTGATTCTTTAAAAGAATTTAAAGAGGCAGCACGTGAAGATTTAGCAGCAAAAATCGAGCAAGAATTAACATACGTGAATGCCTATTTACCGGCGCAACTTACTGAGGAAGAGCTTAAACAAATTATATCTGAAACAGCTAAAATGATTAACGCAGAAAAACCATCTGACATGGGTAAGTTAATGGGTGCCGTTGTTCCTAAAACAAAAGGGCGTACAGACGGTGCTTTAGTTAGTAAATTGGTTAAAGCTTATTTAAGCCAAGAATAA
- the rpsU gene encoding 30S ribosomal protein S21, which yields MAKTVVRKNESLDDALRRFKREVSKVGTLTEARKREYYVKPSIKRKQKSEAARKSAIKRNKY from the coding sequence GTGGCTAAAACTGTAGTTCGAAAAAACGAATCATTAGATGATGCATTACGTCGTTTTAAGAGAGAAGTATCTAAAGTAGGTACCCTTACTGAAGCTCGTAAACGTGAATATTACGTTAAACCGAGTATCAAACGTAAACAAAAATCAGAAGCAGCACGCAAGTCTGCAATCAAACGTAACAAATACTAA
- a CDS encoding peptidoglycan bridge formation glycyltransferase FemA/FemB family protein, with protein sequence MKFVTNIDAKKFNDFVSTHPKNHFLQTYEWGVFKSKSPEWSFETVGLENDQGELVAAALVLIRFLPIIKRPFLYIPRGFVLDFNNEQQLKDFTEGMKNFAKSKKAIFFKIDPDLKYVNRTIDGEIAEGAFPNESLIQSLLNLNYKHLGFTQDFDSSIQPRYTFRLDLKPEEKNLLQGCHTKTRYNLKVAQKKGIEIVEGSREDLTKFEEIMRITGERDGFLTRPLSYFEEMYDTLAPHGMCKLYLAKLNTEQALNNLTEELNQTTSTIEQLNNQLQNAELNEKKRQKLINKLEPEKNKLQNITQQLKEVEQLYKEHPTGITMSGIITTYFGNKAWYLYGASDNVYREFMPNYLIQWKALTDAKQDGYEIYDFFGISGKTDESDPLYGLYRFKKGFGGEFTEFIGEFDYVIDPIGYFAWTKLLPQFKKFKKRLRNKRH encoded by the coding sequence ATGAAATTTGTAACCAATATTGATGCTAAAAAATTTAATGACTTTGTGTCAACTCATCCTAAAAATCATTTTCTACAAACCTATGAGTGGGGTGTTTTTAAATCAAAATCACCCGAGTGGTCATTTGAAACTGTGGGACTTGAAAACGATCAAGGAGAACTCGTTGCAGCTGCGTTAGTTCTCATTCGTTTTTTACCTATCATCAAACGTCCATTTTTATATATTCCACGTGGATTTGTGCTTGACTTTAATAATGAACAACAATTAAAAGATTTTACAGAAGGAATGAAAAACTTCGCAAAATCAAAAAAAGCAATTTTCTTTAAAATCGATCCAGACCTAAAATACGTTAATCGCACCATCGATGGTGAAATTGCAGAAGGGGCGTTCCCAAATGAGTCACTAATTCAATCTTTGCTTAACCTCAATTATAAACATTTAGGCTTCACACAAGATTTTGACTCTAGCATTCAACCTCGATATACTTTCCGCTTAGATTTAAAACCAGAAGAAAAAAACTTATTACAAGGCTGTCATACAAAAACACGCTACAATTTAAAAGTAGCACAAAAAAAAGGAATCGAAATTGTAGAAGGATCACGTGAAGATTTAACAAAATTTGAAGAAATTATGCGTATCACAGGAGAACGTGATGGATTCTTAACTCGTCCTCTTTCTTATTTTGAAGAAATGTATGACACACTAGCCCCTCATGGAATGTGCAAACTCTACTTAGCTAAGCTTAATACAGAGCAAGCCTTAAATAATTTAACGGAGGAACTAAATCAAACCACATCAACCATCGAACAATTAAACAATCAACTTCAAAATGCAGAATTAAATGAGAAGAAACGTCAAAAACTAATTAATAAATTAGAACCCGAAAAAAATAAACTTCAAAATATTACCCAACAATTAAAAGAAGTGGAACAATTGTATAAAGAACACCCAACAGGGATTACAATGTCAGGGATTATTACCACTTATTTCGGCAATAAAGCATGGTATTTATATGGAGCCAGTGATAATGTTTATCGTGAATTCATGCCAAACTACTTAATTCAATGGAAAGCTTTAACAGACGCTAAACAAGATGGATATGAAATTTACGACTTCTTTGGAATTAGTGGGAAAACAGATGAATCAGATCCATTATATGGTCTATATCGATTTAAAAAAGGATTTGGTGGAGAATTTACCGAATTTATTGGAGAATTTGATTACGTGATTGATCCCATTGGTTACTTTGCTTGGACCAAACTTTTACCACAATTTAAAAAATTCAAAAAAAGATTGCGCAATAAAAGACATTAA
- a CDS encoding helix-turn-helix domain-containing protein — MAKYSSEFKLHVVNEYLQGTLGYRLLAKKYHIPSKSQIETWVRQYKQTGRSGVQRKEKQEYTGEFKLNVLNDMKTTGASYSQTAIHFGLSEIGTIANWKADFLKDGAEAFFKSKGRPQNPMTKLKASKQPKTLTREQQLEEELKLLRIENEYLKKCHAHGITPWSQRIKSKQESSKN; from the coding sequence ATGGCTAAATATAGCTCAGAATTTAAGTTGCATGTTGTTAACGAGTATTTGCAGGGAACTTTAGGTTACCGTTTGCTCGCTAAAAAATATCACATACCAAGTAAATCACAAATTGAAACGTGGGTTAGACAATATAAACAAACTGGAAGAAGTGGAGTTCAACGAAAAGAAAAACAAGAATATACTGGAGAATTTAAATTAAATGTATTAAACGATATGAAAACAACAGGTGCTTCATATAGTCAAACTGCTATCCATTTTGGATTATCAGAGATAGGAACGATTGCCAATTGGAAGGCAGACTTTCTAAAAGACGGTGCAGAGGCATTCTTTAAATCGAAAGGAAGGCCTCAAAATCCTATGACTAAATTAAAAGCATCTAAACAACCAAAAACTTTAACTCGTGAACAACAATTAGAAGAAGAACTTAAATTATTGAGAATCGAGAATGAATACTTAAAAAAGTGTCACGCCCATGGAATTACGCCATGGAGCCAAAGAATCAAATCGAAACAAGAATCATCCAAGAATTAA